In Streptomyces sp. NBC_00414, a single window of DNA contains:
- the uvrB gene encoding excinuclease ABC subunit UvrB, which yields MRPVSKIERTVAPFEVVSSYQPSGDQPAAIAELERRVLAGEKDVVLLGATGTGKSATTAWMIEKLQRPTLVMAPNKTLAAQLANEFRELLPNNAVEYFVSYYDYYQPEAYVPQSDTYIEKDSSVNEEVERLRHSATNSLLTRRDVVVVASVSCIYGLGTPQEYVDRMVNLKVGDEIDRDDLLRRFVDIQYTRNDLAFTRGTFRVRGDTIEIFPVYEELAVRIEMFGDEIEALSTLHPLTGEIITDDQQLYIFPATHYVAGPERLERAANDIEKELGERLSELEKQGKLLEAQRLRMRTTYDLEMLRQIGSCSGVENYSMHFDGREQGSPPNTLLDYFPDDFLLVIDESHVTVPQIGAMYEGDASRKRTLVDHGFRLPSALDNRPLKWEEFQERIGQAVYLSATPGKYELSRGDGFVEQIIRPTGLIDPEVVVKPTEGQIDDLVHEIRKRTEKDERVLVTTLTKKMAEDLTDYFLEMGIQVRYLHSDVDTLRRVELLRELRAGEYDVLVGINLLREGLDLPEVSLVAILDADKEGFLRSGTSLIQTIGRAARNVSGQVHMYADKITPAMEKAIDETNRRREKQVAYNTERGIDPQPLRKKINDIVAQIAREDVDTEQLLGSGYRKAKDGKNAKAPVPALGSKAGKGAKSAKDKASVPTDRPAEELAGQIEEMTQRMRAAAADLQFEIAARLRDEVSEMKKELRQMKEAGIA from the coding sequence ATGCGGCCCGTATCCAAGATCGAACGCACGGTGGCGCCTTTCGAGGTCGTCAGTTCCTACCAGCCCAGCGGCGACCAGCCCGCTGCCATCGCCGAGCTTGAGCGGCGCGTCCTCGCAGGTGAGAAGGATGTCGTCCTCCTCGGCGCCACCGGCACCGGAAAGTCCGCGACCACCGCGTGGATGATCGAGAAGCTTCAGCGCCCTACCCTCGTGATGGCGCCGAACAAGACGCTGGCCGCCCAGCTGGCCAACGAGTTCCGCGAGCTGCTGCCGAACAACGCGGTCGAGTACTTCGTCTCGTACTACGACTACTACCAGCCCGAGGCCTACGTCCCGCAGTCGGACACCTACATCGAGAAGGACTCCTCGGTCAACGAGGAGGTGGAGCGACTGCGCCACTCCGCCACCAACTCGCTGCTCACCCGCCGCGACGTCGTCGTGGTCGCCTCGGTCTCCTGCATCTACGGCCTGGGCACGCCGCAGGAGTACGTGGACCGCATGGTCAACCTCAAGGTCGGCGACGAGATCGACCGCGACGACCTGCTCCGCCGCTTCGTGGACATCCAGTACACGCGCAACGACCTGGCCTTCACCCGCGGCACCTTCCGCGTCCGCGGCGACACCATCGAGATCTTCCCGGTCTACGAGGAGCTGGCCGTCCGCATCGAGATGTTCGGTGACGAGATCGAGGCCCTCTCCACGCTGCACCCGCTCACCGGCGAGATCATCACCGACGACCAGCAGCTGTACATCTTCCCGGCCACCCACTACGTCGCAGGGCCCGAGCGCCTGGAGCGCGCCGCCAACGACATCGAGAAGGAGCTGGGAGAGCGCCTGTCCGAGCTGGAGAAGCAGGGCAAGCTCCTGGAGGCCCAGCGGCTGCGCATGCGCACGACGTACGACCTGGAGATGCTCCGCCAGATCGGCTCCTGCTCCGGCGTCGAGAACTACTCGATGCACTTCGACGGCCGCGAGCAGGGCTCCCCGCCGAACACGTTGCTCGACTACTTCCCGGACGACTTCCTGCTCGTCATCGACGAGTCGCACGTCACGGTTCCCCAGATCGGCGCGATGTACGAGGGCGACGCCTCCCGCAAGCGCACCCTCGTCGACCACGGCTTCCGGCTGCCCTCCGCCCTGGACAACCGCCCCCTGAAGTGGGAGGAGTTCCAGGAGCGCATCGGACAGGCCGTCTACCTGTCGGCGACACCCGGCAAGTACGAGCTCTCGCGCGGGGACGGCTTCGTCGAGCAGATCATCCGCCCCACCGGCCTCATCGACCCCGAGGTCGTGGTCAAGCCGACCGAGGGCCAGATCGACGACCTGGTGCACGAGATCCGCAAGCGCACCGAGAAGGACGAGCGCGTCCTCGTCACCACGCTCACCAAGAAGATGGCCGAGGACCTCACCGACTACTTCCTCGAAATGGGCATCCAGGTCCGCTACCTGCACAGTGACGTCGACACCCTGCGCCGGGTCGAACTGCTGCGTGAGCTGCGCGCCGGTGAGTACGACGTCCTCGTCGGCATCAACCTCCTGCGGGAGGGCCTCGACCTGCCCGAGGTCTCCCTGGTGGCGATCCTCGACGCCGACAAGGAGGGCTTCCTGCGCTCCGGCACCTCGCTGATCCAGACCATCGGCCGCGCGGCGCGCAATGTGTCCGGTCAGGTCCACATGTACGCCGACAAGATCACCCCGGCGATGGAGAAGGCCATCGACGAGACCAACCGGCGCCGGGAGAAGCAGGTCGCGTACAACACGGAGCGGGGTATTGACCCCCAGCCCCTCCGCAAGAAGATCAACGACATCGTGGCGCAGATCGCCCGCGAGGACGTCGACACGGAGCAGCTGCTCGGTTCGGGCTACCGCAAGGCGAAGGACGGCAAGAACGCCAAGGCCCCCGTGCCCGCACTGGGATCCAAGGCGGGCAAGGGAGCCAAGTCCGCCAAGGACAAGGCGAGCGTGCCGACCGACCGCCCCGCGGAGGAACTCGCCGGGCAGATCGAGGAGATGACGCAGCGGATGCGCGCGGCCGCCGCGGACCTGCAGTTCGAGATCGCCGCACGGCTGCGTGACGAGGTCTCGGAGATGAAGAAGGAGCTGCGTCAGATGAAGGAAGCCGGTATCGCCTGA
- a CDS encoding MHYT domain-containing protein yields the protein MQGTVDGFSYGLVTPLVAYLMACLGGALGLRCTTRSMLVTRSWRPGWLALGSAAIGSGIWTMHFIAMMGFSVQETPINYDMLMTFASLGVAIVMVGVGIFIVGYRGASGTALFTGGTITGLGVASMHYLGMAGMRLNGKLEYNTFTVAASVVIAVAAAIAALWAAGQVRGFLWSVGASLVMGLAVSGMHYTGMAALSVHLHGATSAPSGDSPASLLAPLMIGPLAFLLLAGVVVMFDPLMVMGKPDWSAAEQKPGIPAHTVHHTGRGHVPGPRSRHHDDSRTPQNW from the coding sequence ATGCAGGGCACGGTCGACGGATTCAGCTACGGACTCGTCACGCCACTCGTGGCGTACCTGATGGCGTGCCTCGGCGGAGCGCTCGGTCTGCGCTGCACCACGAGGTCGATGCTCGTCACCCGTTCCTGGCGCCCGGGCTGGCTCGCCCTCGGGTCCGCGGCGATCGGCTCCGGCATCTGGACCATGCACTTCATCGCCATGATGGGGTTCTCCGTCCAGGAGACCCCGATCAACTACGACATGCTGATGACCTTCGCGAGTCTCGGCGTCGCGATCGTCATGGTCGGCGTCGGGATCTTCATCGTCGGATACCGGGGAGCCTCCGGAACAGCCCTGTTCACAGGGGGCACCATCACCGGACTCGGCGTCGCTTCCATGCACTACCTGGGTATGGCCGGAATGCGGCTCAACGGGAAGCTCGAGTACAACACCTTCACCGTCGCCGCTTCGGTCGTCATAGCCGTCGCCGCCGCGATCGCGGCCCTGTGGGCGGCGGGCCAGGTCCGCGGCTTCCTGTGGAGCGTGGGCGCGAGCCTCGTCATGGGCCTCGCCGTCAGCGGCATGCACTACACGGGAATGGCCGCACTCAGCGTCCACCTGCACGGCGCCACCAGCGCCCCCTCAGGGGACTCGCCCGCCTCCCTGCTGGCGCCCCTGATGATCGGCCCGCTGGCCTTCCTGCTGCTCGCCGGCGTCGTCGTGATGTTCGACCCGCTGATGGTCATGGGCAAGCCCGACTGGAGTGCCGCCGAGCAGAAGCCCGGCATCCCGGCCCACACCGTCCACCACACCGGTCGCGGGCACGTGCCCGGCCCGCGCTCCCGCCACCACGACGATTCCCGGACCCCGCAGAACTGGTGA
- a CDS encoding methylated-DNA--[protein]-cysteine S-methyltransferase produces the protein MNSHGQDEQRVVWAVVDSGIGPLLLAATGEGLVSVVFHATDEVRDRTLERLGSRFGAEPVEAPRSPLLAEAIRQFAAYFAGERRDFELPLDWSLISGFNRQVLRELASGVPYGAVVGYGDLARRVGQPGAAQAVGTAMGANPLPVVVPCHRVVERDGGIGGFGGGVETKRKLLALEGVLPEPLF, from the coding sequence ATGAACAGCCATGGGCAGGACGAGCAGCGGGTGGTGTGGGCCGTCGTCGACAGCGGCATCGGCCCGCTGCTGCTGGCGGCGACCGGCGAAGGCCTGGTCAGCGTTGTCTTCCACGCCACGGACGAGGTGCGTGACAGGACACTTGAGCGACTCGGGTCGCGGTTCGGCGCCGAGCCCGTCGAAGCACCGCGGTCCCCGCTGCTTGCCGAGGCGATACGTCAGTTCGCGGCGTACTTCGCGGGTGAGCGCCGTGACTTCGAGCTGCCGCTGGACTGGTCCCTGATCTCCGGGTTCAACCGTCAGGTGCTGCGCGAGCTGGCGTCCGGCGTTCCGTACGGGGCGGTAGTCGGCTACGGCGATCTGGCGCGGCGGGTCGGTCAGCCGGGTGCGGCCCAGGCGGTGGGGACGGCCATGGGAGCCAATCCGCTGCCCGTCGTGGTGCCCTGCCACCGGGTCGTGGAGAGGGACGGCGGCATCGGCGGGTTCGGGGGCGGCGTCGAGACGAAGCGGAAGCTGCTTGCACTGGAAGGTGTGCTGCCGGAGCCGTTGTTCTAG
- a CDS encoding carbohydrate kinase family protein: MAGTGGAGGALLVVGDVITDVVARHRGPLAPGTDTAAVVRTVPGGAGANVACWAARRDGTEVRFLGRVGADSAAWHERELVASGVRPRLVVDPRASTGTVVCLVDTGASAERTFLTDSGASLRLDADDWSPALLDGVARLHLSGYLFFSAPCRALVSVAMESARARGVPVSVDPASVGFLAELGVNRFLSLTEGVDVLLPSRDEACLLTGLPDTADAAAKLSRHIPLVVVKQGDAGALVARSGAVRARVPAESATPVDTTGAGDAFTGAFLAALLAGGRPEEAAAEGCRAGARAVEQVGGRPEPRSRPPGTARP; this comes from the coding sequence GTGGCAGGGACGGGCGGCGCCGGTGGGGCCCTCCTTGTCGTCGGTGACGTCATCACCGACGTCGTCGCCCGGCACCGCGGGCCGCTCGCACCGGGCACCGACACGGCCGCGGTCGTCCGGACCGTGCCGGGCGGTGCGGGCGCCAACGTCGCGTGCTGGGCGGCCCGTCGGGACGGTACGGAGGTGCGGTTCCTCGGCCGGGTGGGCGCGGACTCGGCGGCGTGGCACGAGCGGGAGCTGGTGGCTTCCGGAGTGCGCCCGCGCCTGGTCGTCGACCCGCGCGCATCGACGGGGACGGTGGTCTGCCTGGTCGACACGGGCGCCTCGGCGGAGCGCACCTTCCTCACGGACAGCGGAGCGTCCCTGCGCCTGGACGCCGACGACTGGTCGCCCGCGCTGCTCGACGGTGTCGCACGGCTGCACCTGTCGGGCTATCTGTTCTTCTCCGCACCGTGCCGGGCGCTGGTGTCGGTGGCGATGGAGTCGGCACGCGCGCGTGGAGTACCGGTGAGCGTGGATCCCGCGTCGGTGGGGTTCCTCGCCGAACTGGGCGTGAACCGTTTCCTCTCCCTCACCGAGGGGGTCGACGTCCTGCTGCCGAGCCGGGACGAGGCCTGTCTGCTGACAGGCCTGCCCGATACGGCGGACGCGGCGGCGAAGCTGAGCCGCCACATTCCGCTGGTGGTGGTCAAGCAGGGAGATGCCGGAGCCCTCGTCGCCCGGTCGGGGGCGGTCCGGGCCCGGGTTCCGGCGGAATCGGCGACCCCCGTCGACACCACGGGCGCCGGCGACGCCTTCACCGGAGCCTTCCTGGCCGCGCTGCTCGCGGGCGGCCGACCGGAGGAGGCGGCCGCCGAGGGGTGCCGGGCCGGGGCCCGGGCGGTGGAACAGGTGGGCGGAAGGCCGGAGCCGAGGAGCCGACCGCCCGGCACGGCACGGCCTTGA
- a CDS encoding TerD family protein, translating into MTVNMTKGQAISLQKNDGGTLTAVRMGLGWQAAPRRGLFGSRTREIDLDASAVLFADKQPVDVVFFRHLVSDDGSVRHTGDNLVGGVGQGGDDEAILVDLARIPVHIDQIVFTVNSFTGQTFQEVQDAFCRLVDETNGQELARYTLAGGGQYTAQIMAKVHRAGAGWQMTALGTPANGRTFQDLMPAILPHL; encoded by the coding sequence GTGACGGTCAACATGACCAAGGGTCAGGCCATCAGTCTGCAGAAGAACGACGGAGGCACGCTGACCGCGGTGCGCATGGGGCTCGGCTGGCAGGCAGCCCCGCGACGTGGCCTGTTCGGTTCTCGTACGCGCGAGATCGACCTCGACGCGTCCGCCGTGCTGTTCGCGGACAAGCAGCCGGTCGACGTGGTGTTCTTCCGTCACCTCGTCAGCGACGACGGCTCCGTGCGGCACACCGGTGACAACCTCGTCGGCGGTGTGGGCCAGGGCGGCGACGACGAGGCGATCCTCGTGGACCTCGCGCGCATCCCGGTCCACATCGACCAGATCGTCTTCACCGTGAACTCGTTCACGGGCCAGACGTTCCAGGAGGTGCAGGACGCGTTCTGCCGTCTGGTCGACGAGACCAACGGCCAGGAGCTGGCCCGCTACACCCTGGCCGGCGGCGGACAGTACACCGCGCAGATCATGGCGAAGGTCCACCGCGCGGGCGCGGGCTGGCAGATGACCGCCCTTGGTACGCCTGCCAACGGCCGTACCTTCCAGGACCTGATGCCGGCGATCCTGCCGCACCTCTAG
- the fdhA gene encoding formaldehyde dehydrogenase, glutathione-independent, protein MSGNRAVAYLKPGAVEVRTIDYPTLEMQDGPGVASANIGRKCRHGVILKVLASNICGSDQHMVRGRTTAPEGLVLGHEITGEVIERGPDVEFVEVGDIVSVPFNIACGRCRNCKERKTGICLNVNPARPGAAYGYVDMGGWVGGQAEYAMIPYADFNLLRFPDRDQAREKLLDLTMLSDIFPTGFHGAVSAGAGVGSTVYVAGAGPVGLAAAASAQLLGAAVVIVGDLNAERLAQARSFGCETVDVGRGDVGEQIEQILGEPEVDAAVDAVGFEARAHGPDAPEAPATVLNSLMGLTRAGGSLGIPGLYVTDDPGGVDQDARTGTLKVRLGLGWAKSHRFTTGQCPVMQYHRGLMKAILHERVHIAKAVNATVIGLEDAPRGYAEFDQGASRKYVLDPHGSLSGVRPV, encoded by the coding sequence ATGAGCGGGAACAGGGCAGTCGCGTATCTCAAGCCGGGAGCGGTGGAAGTCAGGACCATCGACTACCCGACGCTCGAAATGCAGGACGGGCCGGGAGTGGCCTCCGCGAACATCGGCCGCAAGTGCCGCCACGGAGTCATCCTGAAGGTACTCGCCAGCAACATCTGCGGCAGCGACCAGCACATGGTGCGCGGCCGTACGACCGCGCCCGAGGGGCTCGTCCTCGGGCACGAAATCACCGGAGAGGTCATCGAGCGGGGCCCGGACGTCGAGTTCGTCGAAGTCGGCGACATCGTCTCGGTGCCCTTCAACATCGCCTGCGGGCGGTGCCGCAACTGCAAGGAGCGCAAGACCGGCATCTGTCTGAACGTGAACCCGGCCCGCCCCGGGGCGGCATACGGCTATGTCGACATGGGCGGCTGGGTCGGCGGCCAGGCGGAGTACGCGATGATCCCGTACGCGGACTTCAACCTGCTGCGGTTCCCGGACCGGGACCAGGCCCGCGAGAAACTGCTCGACCTGACCATGCTGTCGGACATCTTCCCGACGGGCTTCCACGGCGCGGTGAGCGCGGGCGCCGGGGTCGGCTCGACGGTGTACGTGGCAGGTGCGGGGCCGGTCGGTCTCGCCGCCGCGGCGTCGGCGCAGCTGCTCGGTGCCGCAGTCGTCATCGTCGGCGACCTCAATGCCGAACGTCTCGCACAGGCCAGGAGTTTCGGCTGCGAGACGGTCGATGTCGGCCGGGGCGACGTGGGCGAGCAGATCGAGCAGATCCTGGGCGAGCCGGAGGTGGACGCGGCCGTCGACGCCGTCGGTTTCGAGGCGCGGGCCCATGGGCCGGACGCCCCGGAGGCGCCCGCCACGGTGCTCAACTCGCTGATGGGCCTCACGCGCGCGGGCGGCTCGCTGGGCATCCCGGGCCTGTACGTCACGGACGATCCCGGTGGGGTCGACCAGGACGCGCGGACCGGCACGCTCAAGGTGCGGCTCGGTCTGGGGTGGGCGAAGAGCCACCGCTTCACCACAGGTCAGTGCCCGGTGATGCAGTACCACCGCGGGCTGATGAAGGCGATCCTCCACGAGCGGGTGCACATCGCCAAGGCCGTCAACGCGACGGTGATCGGCCTGGAGGACGCGCCGCGCGGCTACGCCGAGTTCGACCAGGGCGCCAGCCGTAAGTACGTCCTCGATCCGCACGGGTCCCTCAGTGGGGTACGACCCGTCTGA
- a CDS encoding glycerophosphodiester phosphodiesterase: MHARAAAATTTALLGAAVVLPAPLAHAAVSTDQPLVIAHRGASAQAPENTLAAIDRAARLGFRWVENDVQRTKDGRLVVIHDDSLARTTDVEEVFPGRAPWKVKDFTAAEIARLDAGSWFSPRYAGARVPTLKQYMNRVSRNHQKLVLEIKNPELYPGIERETLRTLSNEGWLGPAHVRSKLVIQSFSADSVRKVHALRPDVKTGFLGTPSVAELPAYARFADQINSSHTTISLGYVAAIHALDGPHDKPLEIFTWTVDTPSDTRRVAGLGVDGIITNKPDVVRKALHEG, translated from the coding sequence ATGCACGCGCGCGCTGCCGCCGCCACGACCACCGCGCTCCTGGGAGCCGCCGTCGTTCTCCCCGCCCCCCTCGCTCACGCAGCCGTGAGCACCGACCAGCCCCTGGTCATCGCACACCGCGGAGCCTCGGCGCAAGCCCCTGAGAACACACTCGCCGCCATCGACCGAGCGGCCCGTCTCGGGTTCCGCTGGGTCGAGAACGACGTCCAGCGCACCAAGGACGGCCGGCTCGTCGTGATCCACGACGACAGCCTGGCCCGCACGACCGATGTGGAGGAGGTCTTCCCCGGGCGGGCCCCCTGGAAGGTGAAGGACTTCACCGCCGCGGAGATCGCCCGCCTGGACGCGGGCAGCTGGTTCAGCCCCCGCTACGCGGGCGCGCGCGTCCCGACGCTGAAGCAGTACATGAACCGGGTGTCGCGCAACCACCAGAAGCTCGTCCTGGAGATCAAGAACCCCGAGCTGTACCCGGGCATCGAGCGGGAGACCCTCAGGACCCTCAGCAACGAGGGCTGGCTGGGCCCGGCCCACGTACGGAGCAAGCTCGTGATCCAGAGCTTCAGCGCGGACAGTGTGCGTAAGGTGCACGCTCTGCGGCCCGACGTCAAGACGGGGTTCCTCGGCACTCCGTCGGTCGCGGAACTGCCCGCGTACGCGCGGTTCGCCGATCAGATCAACTCGTCGCACACGACGATCTCCCTCGGATACGTCGCCGCGATCCACGCGCTCGACGGGCCGCACGACAAGCCCCTGGAGATCTTCACCTGGACCGTCGACACCCCTTCGGACACGCGGCGCGTCGCGGGCCTCGGCGTGGACGGCATCATCACGAACAAGCCCGACGTGGTGCGGAAGGCTCTGCACGAGGGCTGA
- a CDS encoding methyltransferase domain-containing protein, which produces MTRTDGHLLDNRQPEAGQRFDALATLFDPTTFRHIERFGIGSGWRCWEVGAGGMSVVSWLAKRVGPTGRVVATDLDTSWAPLAVRPPIQLRIHDVGVDEPPGEGFDLVHARLALAHVPDREKALRTMVRALRPGGRLLVEDADPTLQPLACPDERGPEQQLANRLRHAMRDVLAERGAELSYGRRLPRLLREAGLRQVGADAYFPLTSSACAALESATVGQARDQLVAAGLATDQDIDRHLANVAAGGMDLATAPLISAWGRKG; this is translated from the coding sequence ATGACGCGAACCGACGGACACCTCCTCGACAACCGGCAGCCCGAGGCGGGGCAGCGATTCGACGCCCTCGCCACTCTTTTCGACCCCACGACGTTCCGGCACATCGAACGGTTCGGCATCGGATCCGGGTGGCGCTGCTGGGAGGTGGGAGCGGGCGGGATGTCCGTGGTGTCCTGGCTCGCCAAGAGGGTCGGCCCCACCGGCCGGGTCGTCGCGACCGACCTCGACACCTCCTGGGCGCCCCTGGCCGTCCGGCCGCCGATCCAGCTGCGTATCCACGACGTGGGTGTCGACGAGCCGCCGGGGGAGGGCTTCGACCTCGTGCACGCCCGGCTCGCCCTCGCCCATGTGCCGGACCGGGAGAAGGCGTTGCGCACGATGGTCAGGGCGCTGCGGCCCGGCGGACGGCTCCTGGTCGAGGACGCCGATCCCACACTGCAGCCGCTGGCCTGCCCGGACGAGCGCGGTCCCGAGCAGCAGCTGGCCAACCGGTTGCGCCATGCGATGCGTGACGTACTCGCCGAGCGGGGCGCCGAACTCTCGTACGGGCGTCGGCTTCCCCGGTTGCTCCGTGAGGCCGGACTGCGGCAGGTCGGGGCCGACGCGTACTTCCCGCTCACCTCGTCCGCCTGCGCGGCCCTGGAGTCCGCGACGGTCGGCCAGGCCCGCGATCAGCTCGTCGCGGCGGGCCTCGCCACCGACCAGGACATCGACCGTCACCTGGCGAACGTGGCCGCGGGCGGCATGGACCTGGCCACGGCACCGCTGATCTCGGCGTGGGGACGTAAGGGATAG
- a CDS encoding pseudouridine-5'-phosphate glycosidase produces MLVVSEEVREALAAGRPVVALESTIIAHGLPRPRNLQVALELEEAVRQEGAVPATIAVLDGRPHVGLDKEQVDRVANEDGIRKLGHRDLPLAVAAEVSGATTVSATALLAAQAGVRVFATGGLGGVHREWTLTQDESADLGLLARTRITVVCAGVKSILDVPATLQRLETLGVAVAGYGTDRFPGFYLSDSGHPVDWTLESPDEIAAVMRAQDALDGPDSALIVANPVPEAQQLDPALHARVLADALHACEAEGVSGQAVTPFLLDHLVRHTDGASLEANLAAVRGNVRLAGRIAAAWARA; encoded by the coding sequence GTGCTGGTGGTGTCCGAAGAGGTTCGGGAGGCGCTCGCCGCGGGGCGGCCCGTGGTGGCTCTGGAGTCGACGATCATCGCGCACGGGCTGCCGCGTCCGCGCAATCTCCAGGTGGCGCTGGAACTGGAGGAGGCCGTACGCCAGGAGGGTGCCGTTCCGGCGACGATCGCCGTGCTCGACGGGCGCCCCCATGTGGGCCTCGACAAGGAGCAGGTGGACCGGGTCGCCAACGAGGACGGCATCCGAAAGCTGGGACATCGCGATCTGCCCCTGGCGGTCGCCGCCGAGGTCAGCGGGGCGACCACGGTGTCGGCGACGGCACTGCTGGCCGCGCAGGCCGGGGTACGGGTGTTCGCCACGGGCGGCCTCGGGGGCGTACACCGGGAGTGGACGCTGACGCAGGACGAGTCCGCGGACCTGGGGCTCCTCGCGCGTACCCGGATCACCGTGGTGTGCGCGGGGGTGAAGTCCATCCTGGATGTGCCGGCGACCCTGCAGCGTCTGGAGACGCTGGGTGTCGCGGTCGCCGGGTACGGCACGGACCGCTTTCCCGGCTTCTACCTGTCGGACTCGGGACACCCGGTGGACTGGACGCTGGAGTCACCGGACGAGATCGCGGCCGTCATGCGCGCGCAGGACGCCCTGGACGGACCCGATTCGGCGCTGATCGTCGCCAATCCCGTGCCCGAGGCGCAGCAGCTGGATCCCGCGCTGCACGCGCGCGTGCTCGCCGACGCGCTGCACGCGTGCGAGGCGGAGGGCGTGAGCGGCCAGGCGGTCACGCCGTTCCTGCTCGACCACCTGGTGCGCCACACCGACGGGGCGTCACTTGAGGCCAACCTGGCGGCGGTACGCGGCAACGTACGGCTCGCCGGGCGGATCGCGGCGGCCTGGGCACGGGCGTGA